From Fibrobacter sp. UWR2, a single genomic window includes:
- a CDS encoding DNA cytosine methyltransferase, whose protein sequence is MDKKTFDVFSFFSGCGMLDLGFEKAGFNIVQVNEYFEPFLEAYRYSRKKMSIKPPKFGYDNCDINGYLTEGALKTALTENLKKEKNLVGFIGGPPCPDFSIAGKQKGRKGRNGVLSLSYTNLITSFSPDFFLFENVKGLWKTAKHRRFYDALKRIFTAAGYCLTDRLCNSLEFGAPQDRDRIILIGIKKDILKEEYYNKKNVLSSFPWDQNIRYSIQDIKDMKWPQEDVFRKDSVRACPEGIANELTVEYWFRQNDVDHHPDKDRFFKPKAGLSRMKTISEGDSNKKSYKRIHRWRYSPTVAYGNNEVHLHPYKERRLSVAEAMALQSLPKEFALPQSMTLTNCFKTIGNGVPFLLANGVAKSLHEYLEKALK, encoded by the coding sequence ATGGACAAGAAAACTTTTGATGTTTTTTCTTTCTTTTCAGGCTGTGGAATGCTAGACTTAGGCTTCGAGAAAGCCGGCTTTAACATTGTTCAGGTAAATGAATATTTTGAACCATTTTTAGAAGCTTATCGTTATTCTAGAAAAAAGATGAGTATTAAACCACCAAAATTTGGATACGATAATTGCGATATAAATGGGTATTTAACAGAGGGAGCATTAAAAACAGCCTTAACTGAAAATTTGAAAAAAGAAAAAAATTTAGTTGGGTTCATAGGTGGACCTCCCTGTCCTGATTTCTCTATTGCAGGGAAGCAAAAAGGACGCAAAGGAAGAAATGGCGTTCTTTCTCTTTCATATACAAATTTAATTACTTCATTTTCTCCTGACTTTTTCTTATTTGAAAACGTGAAAGGTTTGTGGAAAACTGCAAAACACCGTCGTTTTTATGACGCATTAAAACGGATTTTTACAGCAGCAGGTTATTGTCTCACAGATCGATTGTGTAATTCTTTGGAATTTGGCGCGCCACAAGATCGTGATAGAATTATATTAATAGGAATAAAAAAAGATATACTAAAAGAGGAATACTACAACAAGAAGAACGTACTATCGTCTTTTCCTTGGGATCAAAACATAAGATATTCGATACAGGATATAAAAGATATGAAATGGCCCCAAGAGGATGTTTTTCGGAAAGATAGCGTCCGCGCTTGTCCAGAAGGTATTGCGAATGAACTCACTGTTGAATATTGGTTTAGGCAAAATGATGTAGATCATCATCCCGATAAAGATAGGTTCTTTAAGCCTAAAGCAGGTCTTTCTAGGATGAAAACGATTTCGGAGGGTGATTCAAATAAGAAATCATATAAGAGAATTCATCGTTGGAGGTATTCTCCTACTGTTGCATATGGAAATAATGAAGTTCACTTGCATCCGTATAAAGAACGTCGTTTATCTGTTGCTGAAGCGATGGCTCTTCAATCCCTACCTAAGGAATTTGCGTTACCTCAATCCATGACTTTAACCAACTGCTTTAAAACTATTGGCAACGGAGTCCCATTTCTTCTTGCAAACGGGGTTGCAAAATCACTACACGAATATCTTGAAAAAGCATTAAAATAA
- a CDS encoding DUF3368 domain-containing protein, with product MIVVSDTTPIISLLKMNRLQLLHSLFGRVCIPFAVFEELTGNPNYQDEVSILRGSDFIQVEEVANAGDVQVIKNDGLDIGESEAIVLAKQLSADVLLMDEAKGRQVASRYGLQIMGTVGILLQAFKDGLLSYHEIIDCVFSLRRNHRRISENLLMDLMKEIERIESSR from the coding sequence ATGATTGTTGTTTCCGATACGACCCCGATTATTTCGTTGTTGAAAATGAATCGGTTGCAATTGCTGCACAGCCTTTTTGGCCGTGTGTGCATTCCGTTCGCTGTATTCGAAGAGTTGACGGGTAATCCCAATTACCAGGATGAAGTCTCCATTTTGCGAGGTTCCGATTTTATTCAAGTTGAAGAAGTTGCCAATGCCGGGGATGTCCAAGTAATAAAAAATGATGGTCTTGATATCGGTGAGAGCGAAGCCATTGTCCTGGCGAAACAACTTTCTGCAGATGTCCTTTTGATGGATGAGGCCAAGGGAAGGCAGGTCGCGTCTCGATACGGCCTTCAAATTATGGGGACCGTTGGCATTTTGCTGCAAGCTTTTAAAGATGGTCTTCTTTCTTATCACGAGATAATTGATTGCGTCTTTTCGCTGCGTCGTAATCATCGCCGGATAAGTGAAAACCTGCTCATGGATCTTATGAAAGAGATTGAGCGTATTGAATCGAGCCGATAG
- a CDS encoding DEAD/DEAH box helicase family protein, protein MFDNLRDIANSSWQAFERNICRLLLYMGFSNVRLVGQRDDHGADVAAIRYGKKWLFQAKHWKKAVGDSVLEETLKALYEYKADIPVVVASMGFDSSAKQYQQNLMRYNKVPMQLWDALRLVNETEKLPEKTLNTRSIRKYQESAIKEITGAYFSGEKRALVVLATGLGKTFVAAESIRRIRAIEQKRVLVCAHTNDLVYQLERAFWPFLKPSETTLVWNNYEPQNNESLENADFTFACVDTVYNYIINRKELPIFDILLVDECHHVGSSMYDQVFDYLAAGKENGAFALGLTATPWRADEVQISKYFGEPKISVDIIDGLKNGFLANIDYRIFTNNIDWNSLKNIKGKSFSPKQINKTLFINQWDDSVVDTFHEAWNEQTYPRAIIFCGTIEHAITMKNKINALGFCRAEAIYSNASDRGFEAMGQYKRNRILSDFDEGNINVICAVDIFNEGIDVPDVNILVFQRVTHSRRIFIQQLGRGLRLSEGKDKVIVLDFVSDIRRFAAGISLKNSVCSTRDATRIDLPNKVTFYKANKEDPQSESFLRQWLDDVVAIESSDEDASVLKFPPAFEEQYDDL, encoded by the coding sequence ATGTTCGATAATTTGCGCGACATTGCAAACAGTTCATGGCAGGCTTTTGAACGAAATATTTGCCGATTGCTTCTGTATATGGGATTCTCAAATGTTCGACTTGTCGGACAACGAGATGACCATGGAGCCGATGTTGCAGCAATACGATATGGGAAAAAATGGCTGTTTCAGGCGAAACACTGGAAAAAGGCTGTAGGAGATTCTGTTCTTGAAGAAACGCTAAAAGCTCTATATGAGTACAAAGCAGATATACCAGTAGTTGTTGCCTCTATGGGGTTTGACTCTTCAGCCAAACAGTATCAACAAAATTTGATGCGCTATAATAAAGTTCCGATGCAACTATGGGATGCATTAAGACTGGTAAATGAAACAGAAAAACTGCCTGAAAAAACTTTGAATACTCGCAGCATTCGCAAATATCAGGAATCGGCGATAAAAGAAATTACAGGCGCATATTTTTCGGGTGAAAAAAGAGCTCTTGTGGTTCTTGCTACTGGTTTAGGAAAAACATTTGTTGCTGCAGAAAGTATTCGAAGAATTCGGGCAATTGAACAAAAAAGAGTTCTTGTTTGTGCACATACTAATGACTTAGTGTACCAATTGGAACGCGCCTTTTGGCCGTTTCTTAAACCTTCAGAAACGACTCTTGTTTGGAATAATTATGAACCACAAAATAACGAAAGCTTAGAAAATGCAGATTTTACTTTTGCTTGCGTTGACACTGTTTACAATTATATAATTAATCGAAAAGAGCTCCCCATATTTGATATCTTATTGGTTGATGAATGTCATCACGTTGGTTCATCCATGTATGACCAAGTGTTTGATTATCTTGCTGCGGGAAAAGAAAACGGAGCTTTCGCATTAGGGTTAACAGCAACACCGTGGCGGGCCGATGAAGTTCAAATATCAAAATACTTTGGTGAGCCCAAAATAAGCGTAGACATAATTGATGGGTTGAAAAACGGATTCTTAGCAAATATTGATTACAGAATATTTACAAATAATATTGATTGGAATTCACTAAAAAATATAAAAGGAAAATCTTTTTCACCAAAGCAGATTAACAAAACTCTTTTTATTAATCAATGGGATGATTCCGTCGTTGATACATTCCATGAAGCATGGAATGAACAAACCTATCCAAGAGCAATTATCTTTTGCGGAACTATTGAACACGCAATAACGATGAAAAATAAGATAAACGCTTTAGGTTTTTGTAGAGCGGAAGCAATTTATTCCAATGCATCAGATCGTGGATTTGAAGCAATGGGGCAATACAAAAGAAATAGAATATTAAGCGATTTTGACGAAGGGAATATAAATGTTATCTGTGCCGTTGACATTTTTAATGAAGGAATTGATGTTCCTGATGTTAATATTTTAGTATTTCAGAGGGTTACACATTCTAGAAGAATATTTATCCAGCAATTAGGAAGAGGATTACGTCTATCTGAAGGTAAAGACAAAGTTATTGTGCTAGATTTTGTTTCTGATATACGACGATTTGCCGCCGGTATTTCTCTAAAAAATTCGGTTTGTTCAACGCGTGACGCAACACGAATCGATTTGCCGAATAAAGTGACTTTCTACAAGGCGAATAAAGAGGACCCTCAATCGGAATCGTTTTTGAGACAGTGGCTGGATGATGTTGTGGCTATTGAGTCTTCAGATGAAGACGCCAGTGTATTAAAGTTCCCTCCTGCATTCGAAGAGCAATACGATGACTTATAA
- a CDS encoding AAA family ATPase, whose protein sequence is MKENETLFKAWSGFLQQESILNEDDLKNLQDVSFCRNHNFLGRYNIPVILLKSVVENDHKYDGRLYKRFFLFDKYSISNDWYHSETETNRRDFFRWFVDLCKQRGVYNKVPQIIIEEAESSDNGKKNDLFKNNTVKDKQKTKNTGVMSYSQNILFGAPGTGKSFKIDDPEKGYGLKNVDESRKFRTTFHPDYDYAQFVGAYKPQKNQVANKALNKNELTAILKEMKDGNNYPIHKFSALYSDSLLKLSNAEQIEIIKEADSPESMAVELKKGIAVGEYLKEKIDGGSITYSFVPQVFAKAYAAAWKQYFAAGNVSTVDNQVYLVIEEINRGNCAQIFGDIFQLLDRDSAGFSQYAIDADCDFAEWLKENGIGDGKLKLPPNLNILATMNTSDQSLFPMDSAFKRRFDWEYVPISFTDEEGNEKEAAKYEIDIPDANGKNYLWQNFVEAVNDKILDLTESEDKQLGEFFIKPDNGNIISKERFLGKVMFYLWSEVCKDEHKNGSFFRAKINDKEDFFTFQDLYKKKDLLKLFMDGLLAPKN, encoded by the coding sequence ATGAAAGAAAATGAAACCTTATTTAAAGCCTGGAGTGGTTTCCTTCAGCAAGAAAGTATTTTGAATGAAGATGACTTGAAAAATCTTCAGGATGTTTCTTTTTGTAGGAACCACAATTTTCTTGGCCGCTACAACATCCCTGTTATCTTATTGAAGAGTGTTGTTGAAAACGACCATAAATATGACGGACGGCTTTACAAACGATTCTTCTTATTTGATAAGTATTCTATAAGTAATGATTGGTATCATTCGGAAACAGAAACAAATCGAAGAGATTTCTTTAGATGGTTTGTAGATCTTTGTAAGCAAAGGGGTGTTTATAATAAAGTTCCCCAAATTATAATTGAAGAAGCGGAATCTTCAGACAATGGCAAAAAAAATGATCTATTCAAAAACAATACTGTAAAAGATAAACAAAAAACTAAAAATACAGGTGTTATGTCTTATTCTCAAAACATTCTCTTCGGTGCTCCGGGTACTGGAAAGTCTTTCAAGATTGACGACCCTGAGAAAGGTTATGGCTTAAAGAATGTTGATGAATCCCGTAAATTCCGCACCACGTTCCATCCTGATTACGATTATGCGCAATTTGTAGGTGCCTACAAACCGCAAAAAAATCAGGTCGCAAATAAAGCCCTTAACAAAAACGAATTGACTGCCATTCTAAAAGAAATGAAGGATGGCAACAATTATCCTATTCACAAATTTTCCGCGTTGTATTCAGACTCGCTTTTGAAGCTTTCTAATGCAGAACAAATTGAAATTATAAAAGAAGCGGATTCTCCAGAATCAATGGCTGTCGAGCTGAAAAAAGGAATTGCTGTTGGTGAATATTTGAAAGAGAAAATTGACGGAGGTTCCATTACCTATTCTTTCGTTCCACAGGTTTTCGCAAAGGCTTACGCTGCTGCTTGGAAGCAGTATTTCGCTGCGGGTAATGTATCGACTGTCGACAATCAGGTCTATCTCGTTATCGAAGAAATCAACCGCGGGAACTGCGCCCAGATTTTTGGCGATATTTTCCAGTTGCTTGATCGTGATAGTGCTGGATTCTCGCAGTATGCAATTGATGCAGATTGCGATTTCGCCGAATGGCTCAAGGAAAATGGAATCGGCGATGGCAAGCTCAAGCTCCCACCGAACCTGAACATTCTCGCCACCATGAATACCAGCGACCAGTCGCTGTTCCCCATGGATAGTGCGTTCAAGCGTCGCTTTGATTGGGAGTATGTGCCGATTTCGTTTACGGACGAAGAAGGAAATGAAAAAGAAGCTGCCAAGTACGAAATAGACATTCCTGACGCTAACGGGAAGAATTATCTTTGGCAAAATTTTGTCGAAGCCGTCAATGATAAGATTCTAGACCTCACCGAATCCGAAGACAAGCAACTCGGCGAATTCTTCATCAAGCCTGACAACGGCAACATCATTTCTAAGGAACGCTTCCTCGGCAAGGTGATGTTCTACCTTTGGAGCGAGGTCTGCAAAGACGAACATAAAAACGGCTCATTTTTCCGTGCAAAAATCAATGACAAGGAAGATTTCTTTACTTTCCAGGACCTTTACAAGAAAAAGGACCTTTTAAAGCTGTTTATGGATGGATTGCTGGCTCCTAAAAACTAA
- a CDS encoding DUF262 domain-containing protein: MFRYDDTKKTINEIHTMFKEGSLIVDDSYQRRSVWGEKDKVRLIETILLQMIVPELFFWRAKTDPQTGSSITHIVDGQQRIKAISEFANGQFKLSERYLINEAKKDQFKDKFFNDLSDAEKTNFWNYTLVVIDIKSETERNEIVDVFNRLNLTNYSLNSQEKRHTKSGLFAELAEEIASEPFWGNYKLFSGVDVKRMKDVEFCANLIVLQQKGIIDQINQQVLNDAYADMQEEYPNKNEDKESIIKAISGVEQLIVSEEMMLFARRKTQLYTLFSLVLAMQRDNKEINEVCIDRLNKFVKLYSRFKNDPQIQESLDSNQKIIYDRLNNYKLASSEGSRKLANRMIRYEILSNFINEGNADLIAAMDSLRVKLGLDLSNVEDENSDEQ, encoded by the coding sequence ATGTTTAGATACGATGACACGAAAAAAACAATCAATGAAATTCATACCATGTTTAAAGAGGGGTCGCTGATAGTAGACGATAGCTATCAACGCCGATCTGTTTGGGGGGAAAAAGACAAAGTTCGCTTGATTGAAACCATATTACTACAAATGATTGTTCCAGAATTGTTTTTTTGGAGAGCGAAAACTGACCCACAAACAGGATCGTCGATTACTCATATTGTTGATGGTCAGCAACGCATAAAAGCTATATCTGAATTCGCTAATGGACAATTTAAATTGTCTGAAAGGTACTTAATTAACGAAGCAAAGAAAGATCAATTTAAAGATAAATTTTTTAATGATTTGTCAGATGCAGAAAAGACCAATTTTTGGAATTACACACTAGTTGTTATAGACATAAAATCGGAGACGGAGAGGAATGAAATCGTAGATGTCTTTAACAGGCTTAATTTGACTAATTATTCTCTTAATTCGCAAGAAAAGAGGCATACAAAATCTGGTTTGTTTGCGGAATTGGCAGAGGAAATCGCAAGTGAACCCTTTTGGGGTAATTATAAACTATTTAGCGGCGTTGATGTAAAACGAATGAAGGATGTTGAATTTTGTGCAAACTTGATTGTTTTGCAACAAAAGGGAATTATTGATCAGATAAATCAGCAAGTATTGAATGATGCTTATGCAGACATGCAAGAAGAGTATCCTAATAAAAATGAGGACAAAGAGTCGATAATAAAGGCGATTTCAGGTGTAGAACAGCTTATCGTGTCAGAGGAGATGATGCTGTTTGCTAGAAGAAAAACGCAGTTGTACACGTTGTTTAGCCTTGTTCTGGCAATGCAAAGAGACAACAAAGAGATTAACGAAGTTTGTATAGATCGTTTGAATAAATTTGTAAAATTGTATTCGCGATTTAAAAATGATCCTCAAATACAAGAAAGTTTGGACTCCAATCAAAAAATAATTTACGATAGGCTGAATAATTACAAGTTAGCGTCGTCGGAAGGTTCGAGAAAACTAGCAAATAGAATGATTCGATACGAAATTTTGTCAAATTTCATTAATGAAGGCAATGCAGATTTAATTGCCGCTATGGATTCTTTAAGAGTGAAATTGGGCCTTGATTTGAGTAATGTAGAAGATGAAAACTCCGATGAACAATGA
- a CDS encoding ATP-binding protein: protein MKFDFTPDPKILIALTHTSIQPLDALCELIDNSIDSFYSAKIDGEKIDDPIIVVELPTRKNLSENSGVLRIQDNGPGMTSEIAEKAIKAGYSGNNPYDTLGLFGMGFNISTGKLGNRTTFYTSRSDMSVWVKTEINLEEINKKKDYSLDVEEIPKKELAIGNHGTIIEIRDWWPEGNQNRNCILKLIQYGMPKIREEIGRRYASILREGKIKISINGEKCVPFEHCIWDKKRFVVRKNGNVPACFEFDQVIGSNRRCGKCRAILPSEETTCPHCGSNSTRTIEERIKGWIGIQRFDSDTEFGIDLIRNGRAIKIAEKNAFFEYVDEFKRTIKDYPIDSQYGRIVGEIHLDFVPVDFMKQDFQRTSAEWSRAMTFIRGNSSLQPTQPNADSNISPLFKLYQAYRRVRNFGRGDMYMGYWEDGSAHRISRDKEKELYEKFKQKLPGYYDDSEWWKLVENADQPPVEELPICPQCGSQNLKEDETCSVCGYILQGKTCVFEACGKYIPKSAINCPHCGADQTPKILEPWICEICSTKNTANASKCSKCGSAKGFKNPLSEDNLLNNSEKIDSLSCSNLIVRYPDGENSQPIQVDVYAVRTPMQIPTSRHTTPIIVEKSVGKMSVFLDHRHPVFSQYNVSKEHMIASEIAMYLFNAHPLNGSKNGHSLSNLIWRVLDTRWKNTLEVNVDSVYKEASEFMDDLRLKMSDLLKEHASTYFNELDNEQKKSLTNSLISSEIDLSTIGELKDSGAYLLYVPYSFLISIFHDNPEKFFNGAIWKNSLAIGGEELLGEDNILSMREKLIRQYENCLHDVLQFLENKYSDTITLQRVKLSIEFLRKEMVT from the coding sequence ATGAAGTTCGATTTTACACCAGATCCAAAGATTTTAATTGCGTTGACGCACACATCCATACAACCATTGGATGCATTATGCGAATTAATCGATAACTCCATAGACTCGTTTTACAGTGCGAAGATTGATGGAGAAAAGATTGACGATCCGATAATAGTCGTAGAACTACCCACCAGAAAAAATTTAAGCGAAAATTCAGGCGTCTTACGAATACAGGATAACGGCCCTGGAATGACATCAGAAATAGCAGAAAAGGCTATTAAAGCAGGATATTCTGGGAACAATCCTTATGATACTTTAGGCCTTTTTGGAATGGGCTTTAATATTTCTACTGGGAAATTGGGCAACCGGACTACTTTTTATACAAGCAGATCAGACATGTCTGTCTGGGTGAAAACGGAAATTAATCTTGAAGAGATAAACAAGAAAAAGGATTACTCACTAGATGTAGAAGAAATTCCTAAGAAAGAACTTGCTATTGGAAACCATGGAACGATTATAGAGATAAGAGATTGGTGGCCAGAGGGCAATCAAAATCGAAATTGCATTTTAAAACTGATTCAATATGGGATGCCGAAAATCCGAGAAGAAATCGGCAGGCGATATGCTTCCATTTTGAGAGAGGGGAAAATAAAGATCTCCATAAATGGTGAAAAATGTGTTCCTTTTGAACATTGTATTTGGGACAAAAAGAGATTTGTTGTACGAAAGAATGGAAATGTCCCCGCATGTTTTGAATTTGATCAGGTAATAGGATCAAATCGTCGTTGCGGGAAATGTAGAGCAATTCTTCCGTCGGAGGAAACCACATGTCCACATTGCGGTTCAAATTCAACTAGGACGATTGAAGAAAGAATAAAAGGATGGATTGGAATTCAAAGATTTGATTCTGATACTGAATTCGGTATAGATTTAATTCGCAACGGTCGTGCAATAAAAATTGCAGAAAAAAATGCTTTCTTTGAATATGTTGATGAATTTAAGAGAACCATTAAGGATTATCCCATTGACTCACAGTACGGACGAATTGTCGGCGAAATCCATTTAGATTTTGTTCCTGTTGATTTTATGAAACAGGATTTTCAAAGAACGAGTGCAGAGTGGTCAAGAGCCATGACTTTCATTCGTGGGAACAGCTCTTTACAGCCAACACAACCCAATGCAGACTCCAACATTTCGCCACTATTTAAGCTTTATCAAGCGTATAGACGAGTTAGAAATTTTGGCCGTGGTGACATGTATATGGGTTATTGGGAAGATGGTTCAGCACATAGAATATCTCGCGATAAAGAAAAAGAACTTTATGAAAAATTCAAGCAAAAACTTCCTGGTTATTACGATGACAGTGAATGGTGGAAATTAGTCGAAAATGCTGATCAACCCCCTGTTGAAGAATTGCCTATTTGTCCTCAATGTGGCTCCCAGAATTTAAAGGAAGATGAAACTTGTAGTGTTTGCGGATATATTTTACAAGGAAAAACATGCGTATTTGAGGCGTGTGGAAAATATATTCCAAAATCGGCAATAAATTGTCCTCATTGCGGTGCAGATCAGACACCAAAAATTCTTGAACCATGGATATGTGAAATTTGTTCAACAAAAAATACAGCTAATGCGTCAAAATGTTCAAAGTGTGGCTCTGCCAAAGGGTTCAAGAATCCATTATCAGAAGACAATTTACTGAATAATTCAGAAAAAATCGATTCCTTGTCTTGTTCTAATTTGATTGTTAGATACCCTGATGGCGAAAATAGCCAACCTATTCAGGTAGATGTTTACGCCGTTCGAACGCCAATGCAAATACCAACGTCTCGACATACAACCCCAATTATTGTGGAAAAGAGTGTTGGGAAAATGTCGGTTTTCTTAGACCACCGTCATCCAGTCTTCTCACAATACAATGTTTCGAAAGAGCATATGATTGCAAGTGAAATAGCCATGTATTTGTTTAACGCTCATCCGCTTAATGGCAGTAAAAATGGGCATAGTTTAAGCAATTTAATATGGCGAGTTCTAGATACAAGATGGAAAAATACATTAGAAGTTAATGTTGATTCTGTCTATAAAGAAGCCTCAGAGTTTATGGATGATTTGCGCTTAAAAATGAGCGACCTTCTGAAAGAGCATGCATCGACCTATTTCAATGAACTCGATAACGAACAGAAAAAAAGTTTGACCAATTCATTGATTTCTAGCGAAATTGATCTTTCGACAATTGGCGAACTTAAAGATTCAGGAGCGTATTTACTTTATGTGCCGTATTCTTTTTTGATCTCCATATTCCATGACAATCCAGAAAAATTCTTTAATGGGGCAATATGGAAAAATTCGTTAGCCATTGGCGGAGAAGAGCTTCTTGGGGAAGACAATATACTGTCCATGCGAGAAAAACTGATTCGGCAATATGAAAATTGTTTGCATGATGTCCTGCAATTCCTAGAAAATAAGTATTCTGACACCATAACACTTCAACGAGTAAAATTATCCATTGAGTTTTTAAGAAAAGAGATGGTTACATAA
- a CDS encoding ASCH domain-containing protein, translating into MKAVLLSIKPEFAHKIFEGSKKFEFRKQVFKDASVKKVIVYSSSPEQKVIGEFEIETILSDTPDNIWIQTSFNSGITQEFYNEYFEGRDKAYAIKVASTKMYRRQKTLADFNIQSAPQSFAYVEV; encoded by the coding sequence GTGAAGGCCGTTTTATTGTCGATTAAGCCAGAATTCGCCCACAAGATTTTTGAAGGCTCGAAAAAGTTCGAGTTCCGTAAGCAGGTTTTTAAGGACGCTTCTGTAAAGAAGGTTATCGTATATTCGTCTTCGCCGGAACAGAAGGTTATTGGCGAATTCGAAATCGAGACAATTTTGAGCGATACTCCAGACAATATCTGGATACAGACTAGTTTTAATTCTGGTATTACTCAAGAGTTTTACAATGAGTATTTTGAAGGCCGAGACAAGGCTTATGCTATCAAGGTTGCCTCGACAAAGATGTACCGCAGGCAAAAAACTTTGGCCGATTTTAACATTCAATCCGCACCGCAATCTTTTGCGTATGTGGAAGTGTAG